One segment of Mycobacterium spongiae DNA contains the following:
- a CDS encoding MCE family protein → MLTRFIQRQLILFAIVSVVAIIVLGWYYLRIPSLVGIGQYTLKADLPASGGLYPTSNVTYRGITIGKVTAVEPTEQGAQVTMSIASNYKIPVDASANVHSVSAVGEQYIDLVSTGNPGKYFSSGQTITKGTVPSEIGPALDNSNRGLAALPKEKIGSLLDETAQAVGGLGPALQRLVDSTQALVGDFKTNIQDVNDIIENSGPILDSQVSTGSEIERWARKLNSLAAQTAARDQDVSHVLSQAAPTADEVAAVFSDVSDSLPQTLANLEVVFDLAKRYNAGLEQLLVFLPQGSSIGQTVLTSFPGEASLPLAPTINYPPPCLTGFLPASEWRSPADTSPRPLPKGTYCKIPQEAQLQVRGARNIPCVDVPGKRAATPKECRSNEPYVPMGTNPWYGDPNQLLTCPAPAARCDQPVKPGLVVPAPSINTGLNPAPADQVPGSPPPMSDPVQRPGSGTVQCNGQQPNPCVYTPTPGPSAIYNPASGELVGPDGVKYAVENSITTGDDGWKEMLAPAS, encoded by the coding sequence GTGCTGACTCGCTTCATCCAACGCCAGTTAATCCTGTTTGCGATCGTTTCTGTGGTCGCAATCATCGTGCTGGGCTGGTACTACCTACGGATTCCGAGTCTGGTGGGTATCGGCCAGTACACCTTGAAGGCCGACCTGCCCGCGTCCGGTGGTCTCTACCCGACGTCCAACGTGACTTATCGTGGGATCACGATTGGCAAGGTCACTGCGGTCGAGCCAACCGAGCAAGGCGCGCAAGTGACGATGAGTATCGCGTCGAATTACAAGATCCCGGTGGATGCCTCGGCGAACGTTCATTCGGTATCGGCAGTCGGCGAGCAGTACATCGATCTGGTGTCAACGGGCAATCCGGGCAAGTACTTCTCATCCGGACAGACCATCACCAAGGGCACCGTGCCGAGTGAGATCGGGCCGGCGCTGGACAACTCCAATCGAGGCTTGGCCGCATTGCCCAAGGAAAAGATCGGTTCGTTACTCGACGAGACTGCTCAAGCAGTCGGCGGCCTAGGACCCGCGTTGCAACGGCTGGTGGACTCCACCCAGGCGCTCGTCGGTGACTTCAAGACCAACATTCAAGACGTCAACGACATCATCGAGAACTCCGGGCCGATTTTGGACAGTCAGGTCTCCACGGGTTCCGAGATCGAGCGCTGGGCGCGAAAACTGAATAGTTTGGCCGCACAGACCGCAGCGAGGGATCAGGACGTGAGCCACGTCTTGTCGCAAGCGGCACCGACCGCCGATGAGGTGGCCGCGGTGTTCAGCGACGTCAGCGATTCGTTGCCGCAGACGTTAGCGAATCTGGAAGTCGTATTCGATCTAGCCAAGCGCTATAACGCCGGTCTCGAGCAGTTGCTGGTGTTTCTGCCGCAAGGTTCTTCGATCGGGCAGACGGTGCTGACGTCCTTTCCGGGTGAAGCATCGCTTCCGCTGGCACCGACAATCAACTACCCGCCGCCGTGTCTGACTGGCTTTCTTCCGGCGTCGGAGTGGCGGTCTCCGGCGGACACCAGTCCGCGGCCACTGCCGAAGGGCACCTATTGCAAGATTCCGCAGGAGGCCCAGCTGCAAGTTCGCGGAGCGCGCAACATTCCCTGCGTCGACGTTCCGGGCAAACGAGCGGCGACCCCGAAGGAGTGTCGCAGCAACGAACCGTACGTTCCGATGGGCACCAACCCGTGGTATGGCGATCCCAACCAATTGCTCACGTGCCCGGCACCTGCGGCGCGTTGCGATCAGCCCGTGAAGCCGGGCTTGGTGGTACCGGCGCCATCGATCAACACCGGCTTGAATCCGGCACCGGCCGATCAGGTGCCGGGGTCGCCACCGCCGATGAGTGACCCCGTTCAGCGACCGGGTTCGGGTACTGTGCAGTGCAATGGCCAGCAGCCCAACCCGTGCGTCTACACTCCAACACCGGGCCCGTCGGCGATTTATAACCCGGCCAGCGGCGAGCTGGTAGGGCCGGATGGTGTCAAGTACGCCGTCGAGAACTCGATTACAACAGGAGACGACGGATGGAAGGAGATGCTGGCGCCAGCCAGCTGA